In Quercus robur chromosome 11, dhQueRobu3.1, whole genome shotgun sequence, the following proteins share a genomic window:
- the LOC126706891 gene encoding probable xyloglucan endotransglucosylase/hydrolase protein 10 codes for MNNNHKIIALIGFLMLEMVQNSVASVVSTGDFNKDFFVMWSPSHVNTSSDGQTRSLKLDQESGSGFSSNQMFLFGQIDMQIKLVPGDSAGTVVAYYLTSDQPNRDELDFEFLGNVDGKAYILQTNVFADGFDNREERINLWFDPTKDFHTYSILWNLRQIVFMVDWIPIRVYRNHADKGVGFPRWQPMSIKVSLWNGDSWATNGGRDKIDWSKGPFLASFGNYKIDACVWKGNARFCRADSSTNWWNKERYSSLTSTQRRYFKWVRKYHLIYDYCQDNQRFQNKLPKECSLPKY; via the exons ATGAACAATAACCACAAAATTATCGCCCTTATTGGGTTTCTTATGCTCGAAATGGTTCAAAACTCAGTCGCTTCTGTTGTTTCTACGGGGGACTTCAATAAGGATTTCTTTGTTATGTGGTCTCCTAGCCATGTAAACACTTCTTCTGATGGTCAAACAAGAAGCTTGAAGCTTGACCAAGAATCAG GTTCTGGTTTTTCTTCGAACCAGATGTTTCTGTTTGGACAAATTGACATGCAAATCAAACTAGTACCAGGTGATTCGGCTGGCACTGTCGTGGCCTATTAT CTGACATCTGATCAACCTAACCGTGACGAGCTAGATTTTGAGTTCCTTGGCAATGTGGATGGAAAAGCATATATCCTTCAAACAAATGTTTTTGCTGATGGCTTTGACAACCGTGAAGAAAGGATTAATCTATGGTTTGATCCAACAAAGGACTTCCACACGTATTCGATCTTGTGGAACCTTCGCCAAATTGT GTTCATGGTGGATTGGATTCCCATAAGAGTGTACAGAAACCATGCAGACAAGGGAGTTGGGTTTCCTAGGTGGCAACCTATGAGCATCAAAGTCAGCCTATGGAATGGTGACAGCTGGGCAACAAATGGTGGCCGCGACAAAATTGATTGGTCCAAGGGCCCCTTCTTAGCTTCATTTGGGAACTACAAGATTGATGCCTGTGTTTGGAAAGGAAATGCAAGATTTTGTAGGGCAGATAGTTCTACCAATTGGTGGAACAAGGAAAGGTATAGTAGCTTGACATCTACGCAAAGAAGGTATTTCAAATGGGTCAGAAAGTACCACTTGATTTATGATTATTGCCAAGATAACCAGAGATTCCAAAACAAACTTCCCAAGGAGTGTTCTCTTCCTAAGTAT